CCATGTTATTGGCATCAAGTGCTATTTAAGGACAACACTAAAGGGTTTTCTACACATGTCAGAACAAAACAACACCGAAATGGCTTTCCAGATCCAGCGTATTTACACCAAAGATGTCTCTTTCGAAGCGCCAAATGCGCCGCATGTTTTTCAGAAAGATTGGCAGCCAGAGGTTAAACTTGATCTGGATACAGCATCTACTCAACTGGCAGATGACGTATACGAAGTGGTGCTGCGTGTTACCGTAACGGCTTCCCTCGGTGAAGAAACGGCGTTCCTGTGCGAAGTTCAGCAAGGCGGTATCTTCTCTATCAGCGGAATCGAAGGCACCCAGATGGCGCATTGCCTGGGCGCATACTGCCCGAACATTCTGTTCCCGTATGCCCGCGAATGCATCACCAGCCTGGTTTCACGCGGTACGTTCCCGCAACTGAACCTTGCGCCGGTTAACTTTGATGCGCTGTTCATGAACTATTTACAGCAGCAGGCTGGCGAAGGTACTGAAGAACATCAGGATGCCTGATGAACCAAAGTAATGCTTCAATGACTGTGATCGGTGCCGGCTCGTACGGCACCGCTCTTGCCATCACCCTGGCAAGAAATGGCCACCAGGTTGTCCTGTGGGGCCACGATCCTAAACATATCGCGACCCTTGAGCACGATCGCTGCAATGTCGCGTTCCTCCCGGATGTGCCTTTCCCCGATACGTTACGCCTCGAAAGCGACTTAGCTACTGCGCTGGCGGCCAGCCGCGATATTCTGGTGGTCGTGCCAAGCCATGTCTTTGGCGAAGTATTGCGACAGATTAAGCCTCTGCTGCGTCCTGACGCGCGTCTGGTCTGGGCAACCAAAGGGCTGGAAGCAGAGACGGGACGCCTGTTGCAGGATGTTGCCCGTGAAGCGCTGGGCGATAAAATCCCGCTGGCAGTGATTTCCGGACCGACGTTCGCGAAAGAGCTGGCGGCAGGCATGCCGACGGCCATCTCCCTGGCCTCCACTGACGACACCTTTGCTGACGACCTACAGCAACTGCTGCATTGCGGTAAGAGTTTCCGTGTCTACAGCAACCCGGATTTCATCGGCGTTCAGTTGGGCGGCGCGGTGAAGAACGTGATTGCGATCGGCGCAGGAATGTCTGACGGCATTGGTTTTGGCGCTAACGCCCGTACTGCGCTAATTACGCGTGGCTTGACAGAGATGTCGCGTCTGGGCGCGGCGCTGGGTGCCGATCCCCAGACCTTTATGGGAATGGCCGGGTTAGGCGATCTGGTGCTGACCTGTACCGACAACCAGTCGCGCAACCGCCGTTTTGGCATGATGCTCGGTCAGGGCATGGATGTACAAGGCGCGCAGGACAAGATTGGACAGGTGGTTGAAGGCTACCGCAATACAAAAGAAGTTCGCGAGTTGGCGCACCGTTTTGGTGTCGAAATGCCAATAACCGAGGAAATTTATCAAGTATTATATTGCGGAAAAAACGCGCGCGAGGCAGCATTGACGTTATTAGGTCGTGCACGCAAGGATGAGCGAAGCAGCCACTAGTCTCAAGGATCCGTTTTTAAAAAATGACCCGGCCCGCGAAGAACGGGCCGGTCGTTAGCCTCATTACCTGGAGCCCGCAATGCCGTGTGAAGAACTGGATATCGTCTGGAACAATATAAAAACCGAAGCCCGCGCTCTGGCAGACTGTGAGCCTATGCTGGCCAGTTTTTACCACGCAACGCTACTCAAGCATGAGAATCTGGGCAGTGCGCTAAGCTACATGCTGGCGAACAAACTGGCATCGCCCATTATGCCCGCCATTGCGATCCGTGAAGTGGTCGAAGAAGCGTACGCAGCAGACCCGGAAATGATCGCCTCAGCAGCCTGTGATATTCAGGCCGTCCGCACGCGTGACCCGGCGGTCGATAAATACTCCACTCCGCTTTTGTACCTGAAAGGTTTTCATGCCTTGCAGGCCTACCGTATTGGTCACTGGTTATGGAATGAAGGCCGCCGCGCGCTGGCAATCTTCCTGCAAAACCAGGTCTCCGTGACGTTCCAGGTGGATATTCACCCCGCGGCGAAGATTGGTCGTGGGATCATGCTCGATCATGCCACCGGCATTGTCGTCGGTGAGACGGCGGTGATCGAAGATGACGTGTCGATCCTGCAATCGGTCACCCTCGGCGGGACCGGTAAAACCAGTGGCGATCGTCATCCCAAAATTCGTGAAGGCGTGATGATTGGCGCGGGGGCGAAAATCCTCGGCAATATCGAAGTCGGACGTGGGGCAAAAATTGGCGCCGGTTCCGTGGTGTTACAGCCCGTTCCGCCGCACACCACCGCCGCTGGCGTCCCGGCGCGCATTGTCGGTAAGCCAGACAGCGATAAGCCGTCAATGGATATGGATCAGCATTTCAACGGGATACACCATACGTTTGAGTACGGCGACGGTATTTGATCTCTTGCCCGGTGGCGCTGTGCTTACCGGGCCTACAAAACCGCAGGTCGGATAAGGCGACAGCCGCCATCCGACGATTCAAAGTGTGCGCAAGACTGCGCCAGGATATCCCAACTGGCGCCACGCCTCATACACCACCACCGACACGGCATTTGACAGGTTCATACTGCGGCTGTCCGGCATCATCGGAATACGTATTTTTTGTTCAGCGGGCAGGGCATCGAGAATGCTGGCTGGCAGACCGCGCGTCTCCGGACCAAACATCAGATAGTCGCCATCCTGATAGCTCACCGCGCTGTGTGCAGGCGTGCCCTTGGTCGTCAGCGCGAACATGCGCTGCGGTTTTTCAGCTTCGAGAAATGCAGCGTATTCATGATGGCGAACCACCGCAGTAAATTCATGATAATCCAGTCCCGCGCGGCGCAGGCGTTTGTCGTCCCAGGTAAAGCCCATCGGCTCAATAATATGCAGACGAAAGCCTGTGTTTGCGCACAGACGAATGATGTTGCCCGTGTTCGGCGGGATTTCTGGTTCAAATAAGACGATGTTGAGCATGCTGCCCCCTTAATTACGGGGGGCAGAATAACACTTTCATTACGCCGCATCACCTTGCGATAGCGGTGCCAGTGCGGCAGGGAGCTTGTTGATTTCCTGTACCAGGGAATCCTTGCTGATGTCGGTGATGGATTTCGCACCGGTCAGCGTCATGGCAACTTTCATCTCTTTTTCAATCAGATTCAGCAAGTTTGCCACTCCCGCCTGACCTGCCGTCGCCAGCGCGTACAGATACGCACGGCCCAGCAAAACGGTATCTGCGCCCAGCGCAATCATTCGCACCACGTCCAGCCCGTTACGGATACCGCTGTCCGCGAGAATGGCGATATCGCCTTTCACCGCATCGGCAATGGCGGGCAGTGCGCGCGCGGAAGAGAGCACGCCGTCCAACTGACGGCCTCCGTGGTTAGAGACCACAATCCCATCTGCACCAAAGCGAACGGCGTCGCGGGCGTCTTCCGGATCGAGGATCCCTTTTATCACCATCGGACCATCCCAGAACTCCCGGATCCACTCAAGGTCCTTCCATGAAATTGACGGATCAAAGTTGTTTGCCAGCCAGCCGATGTAATCTTCCAGTCCGGTTGGCTTGCCGAGGTAAGCGGAGATATTGCCGAGATCGTGAGGACGACCGTTCAGACCGACGTCCCACGCCCACTGTGGATGAGTGACCGCCTGCCAGTAGCGACGCAGCGCGGCATTCGGGCCGCTCATCCCGGAGTGAGCGTCACGATAGCGTGCCCCCGGCGTCGGCATATCGACCGTAAAGACCAGCGTTGAGCAGCCCGCCGCTTTTGCGCGTTCCAGCGCATTACGCATGAATCCACGGTCGCGCAGAACATACAACTGGAACCACATCGGACGGTTAATAGTGGGCGCGACTTCTTCTATCGGGCACACGGAGACGGTGGAAAGGGTAAACGGAATCCCTTTCGCATCGGCTGCCGCTGCAGCCTGCACTTCGCCACGGCGGGCATACATGCCGCACAGCCCGACCGGCGCCAGCGCCACGGGCATCGACAGTTTTTCGTTAAACAGCGTGGTTTCCAGGCTCAAGTCAGACATGTTTTTCAGCACGCGCTGGCGTAGCGCCACGTCCGATAAGTCTTCCACGTTACGCCGCAGGGTATGCTCCGCATACGCGCCGCCGTCGATGTAGTGAAACAGGAACGGGGGCAGAATGCGCTGGGCTGCGGCGCGATAATCGCTGGCGGCTGAAATAATCATGCTTTGTTCTCCCTGGGATTTTCATTGTGGTCGCCGGGCAGACGGGTAATGCGCGCCTGGTCTTCATCAAATTGTTTAATGGTGGTATGGACGAAACTGAGGTGCGCCATCATCGCCTTACGCGCGCCGTCGGCGTCGCCCGCGAGAATGGCATCCAGTACGGCCTGATGTTGCTCCGTCAGCCGGGAAAAGACGGGCGGAACGAGATACATGCGCTGTCGGCTTTGCTTCACCGACGAATGCAGAACGTCGAAGAACCCGCGCATCGTTTGTAACAGCACCACGTTATGCGAGGCTTCGGCGATAGCCAGATGAAAACGAACGTCGACCTGTGAGGCAAGATCCGGGTCTTCGCTGAGCGTGGCGTCAAAGCAGAGTTTGATTTTCTCTTTGTCGGCCGTGGTGGCGCGTATCGCCGCATGCCAGGCCGTACTGGCTTCGATGGCGTGTCGGGCTTCGAGAATATCGAAACTGTAATCCGGGTCGTCGGCCATCAGGGTTTTCAGCGGCTGAACGATGTTCTGTTCAGACCACTCTTCATGTTGCCAGCGGACAAACGTGCCGCCGCCGCGACGGCTGAGTAGCACGCCTTCGCTGACGAGCTTTGCCAGCGCTTCGCGCAGCGAGTTACGCGAGACGCCAAGCTGTACCGCCAGTTGGCGCTCGGCGGGCAATTTCATGCCCGCTTCCAGCTGTTGTTCTTCAATCAGCGCCCGCACACGAGAGGCAACCTCGTCCGACAGGCGTCTGGGCATCACGATCATGGAATCATCCAGGTTAAGACGTAAGCCTGAAGCGTGGTGATCACGCCCACCATGCAGGTGAAAATCAGGCTGTGTTTGACGGTAAAACGGAACAGATCCGACTCTTTGCCGACCAGTCCGACCGCCGCACAGGCGATGGCGATGGACTGTGGCGAAATCATTTTTCCGGTGACGCCACCAGTGGTATTGGCCGCCACCATCAGCACATCGGACACGCCGATTTGCTGTGCGGCAGTTGCCTGCAGGGCGGCAAACAGCGCGTTAGATGAGGTATCTGAACCGGTCAGGAATACCCCCAGCCAGCCGAGGAACGGCGAGAAGAAGGTAAAGGCGCTGCCCGTGTGCGCCAGCGCTAACGCCAGCGTCGAAGAGAGCCCGGAATAGTTGGAGATAAACGCAAAGGCCAGCACCATCCCGATGGAGTAGATCGGCAGCGCCAGTTCCTTCAGCGTGCTGCCGAAGGTCTGAATGGCGGCGGAAGGCTTCATCTTCAGCCAGACGATTGACAGCAGTGCGGCGAACAGGATGGCGGTGCCGGTCGCGGAGAACCAGTCAAATTTATACACTGCCGCGTAGGCGGTGGCTTCGTGAACCACGGGCGGCATGCGGGCAACCAGTTTGTCGAGGAACGGGACCGGGATGTTAATCACCCAGTCGTACAGCGCGCCGCCGGGAGCGAACAGGGCTTTAAACGGCGGCACGCTCCAGAGGGTTACGGTGGCCGTCAGGAACAGAAACGGCGACCAGGCGCGAACAACCTGTCCGGCGGTATAGTTCGTGCGTGCCAGCGTCTGATCAACTTGTGATGCGCCCATATCGCCAAAGCGGAAGATGCGAACCGGCTGCCAGCGTTTCAGGAACAGCGTCAGACAGACCAGCGAGACCAGCGAGGAGATGATGTCCGGCAATTCCGGGCCGATAAAGTTGGAGCTGAGGTACTGAGCAATAGCGAATGAACCACCCGCCACCATGACCGCAGGCCAGGTCTCTTTCACGCCGCGCCAGCCATCCATGATCGCCATGATCCAGAACAGTACGATAATTGTCAGGAACGGTAACTGACGACCCACCATCTGGCCGATTTCAAAGCTGTCCAGCCCGGTCACCTGGCCGGCGACCAGAATCGGGATCCCCATGGCACCAAACGCCACGGGCGCGGTATTGACGATCAGGCACAGTCCAGCGGCATACAGCGGGTTAAACCCGAGACCTACCAGCAGCGCGGCAGTGATGGCAACGGGGGCACCAAATCCCGCCGCCCCTTCGAGGAAGGCGCCAAATGAGAAGCCGACGATCAGCATTTGCAAACGCTGGTCAGGGGTAATCGACAGAATGGACGAGCGGATGATGTCGAACTGCCCGGTTTTCACCGAGATTTTGTAAACAAACACTGCGGCGATAATGATCCAGGCAATCGGCCATAGACCGTAGAAGAAACCGTACACCACCGAGGCCAGTGCGTGATCGACCGGCATTTTGTAGAAGAGCAGCGCCACGGCCAGCGCGATCACCACCGTCCACGAAGCGGCAACATAGCCTTTCAGCTTGAGCTTAATCAGCGCGAAAAAGAAAAACAGAATCGGGAGCGATGCGATCAGACTGGAAAGCCAGATGTTACCGGCCGGATCGTAGTTTTGTTGCCAGAGATTCATTGCAGGTCTCCTGAGGACCACACGCACAATGCAGTGAGTCTGTGCTCATCTTTTCGTCACATTATGTGTAAAAGTGGTCCTGCCAATATTGTTGTGTAGGGATAATGACAACGAATGGTTAATCAAATGTTATTTATTGGCAACGGCAGTGTAGGCTTAAATTAATGAATTGTGAACCAGTGGTCGTAACTGAAGGGGATTGGTAGGGCCAATTAAGGGAGGACCGGACAGCGGACGTGCTGCCCGGTATAAAAAATCAAAACTCGGTCTTTGCGAAGCCAGTCATCTCTTGCAGGCCCATTTCGCGGCCTAAGGCGGTCATTGGATGAACCACCACCAGACCGCGCACGCTTTTCTTCAGCTTGCCCATATCGGCCTGCTCTTTTTTGCTGATCGCACGACGGTACGGCAGGTTCATCAGTTTCTGCGCCTCTTTGCTCAGTTTTTGACTGTGAACGTCACGCAGACGGGCGATTTCTGCTTCCAGTGTGGCTTTCTCTTTTTCCAGCTCAGCGTATTTATCGGCGGCTTCAACCAGGGACAGATCGGCCTGCTGGTGGCGGATAGCGTCGAGGCGATCGCTCAGACGTTTGATTTCGTTTTTTTCGACTTCTTTCATGGGATGGCTTCTGATAGAAATATAGTGAATGGCCTATAGTATGCGCGCAGAGCGGGTTTATTCACAACTAATGGGATAATAATAATCAAATAACGCGAGTATTCATTTGCTAACTATTTTTATAACGGACTGATTAATTAAGCATTTTAGACCATAACAGGATCATGTAAGAGATAATTTGCCGCCAATGGATTAAGCACGTTTTCCTTAATGTTATGACGCGGGCGATCCTACACTAAAATTGACCGTTGCGCTTAAGCACGGCGGGACCGCATGGAGGAGATAACATGGCAAAAATAGGCGAGAATGTTCCGCTTCTGATTGATAAAGCTGTGGATTTTATGGCCTCAAGTCAGGCGTTTAAAGAGTATCTGAATAAAATGCCTGCGCGTGATGACGTTCCGAGCGAAGTGCCTGCAGAAAATGCGCAGATGTACCTGCAACGGCTGAATTATTACCGGCGCCTGTATCAACCCGTGCAGGAAAAGGAGTAGCAGGCAGAGCGAGGCCTACTTCTGGAAGGCTTTTTTTAAGCTGATTTTAGAAATCAGCTCAGTCAGGGAGAGAACCATCGTCGAGCGCACCGCTTGCTGGTAGCGCTGGATTTGCATGGCGTACAAACTGGGGTCGGCGGCGTCAAACTGCGGCGGGGGTGGCAGCGCCAGTACGCAGTGCAGTTCGCCGAACGGCCCGAGAATCTCATCATCCGTAAAGGCATACTCATTGCCGTCATGATTCATCTCTTCGCGCATCGCCATCAGCAGCTCTGCGTCTTCATATTCAGGACGACTAAGGACGCCCAGACCGTAGATCAGTTTCAGGCGCACAGACAGATCGCCCAGCGGTCCGTCGCCGTCGAGTAACGGTTCTACAGCGTACTTCACTGCGTAGTCATCTTTGCGAAACACCTGAAGCACCAGAATGTTTACCGCCTCGGTGAGTAACTCCACGGCGGTGATCAGGAAGCTCCGTACGGTTTTGCCAGCATTCAGACGCTCAAGCACACGATTTTCAAAGGCCTGGGTTTGTTCCATTATTGCCTGCATATCTGACAATCTATTAATCAGGCGCAGGGGCTCCTGCGCCAGTTCCAGCATCATTACTTTGCGTTATATGCGCTAACGGCCTCGGCAACGACATCGCTGTTGATATCCAGCCCGGAAATCTGGGCCAGCGCAGCCTGTGGGCCTTTCTCGGCGATCAGTGCGGCCAGCTCCTGCGCCTGCGGATCGTCTTCGCTACGGAAGTGCATCGCGGCAGCAATCCCTTTGACCAGGTTAGCGTGCGGCAAATGGTATTCCAGCGTACCCAGCAACGGTTTGATTAAACGGTCACCCGCGCTCAGTTTACGCAGCGGCTGGCGACCAACGCGCTCAACGTCATCTTTCAGATACGGGTTTTCAAAACGACCGAGGATTTTCTGAATGTATGCCGCATGCTTGTCGGCATCAAAACCGTAGCGTTTGATCAGCACCGCGCCGCTCTCTTCCATTGCCCCTTTGACCACTGCGCGGATTTTCTCGTCGAGAATCGCGTCGCGGATGGTCTGATGACCGGTCAATTTTCCGAGGTACGCGGTTATAGCATGCCCGGTGTTCAGCGTGAAGAGTTTACGTTCGACAAATGCCATCAGGTTATCAGTTAATTCCATTCCCGGGATGTTCGGCAGCTCGCCTTTGAACTGGGTCTGGTCAACGATCCACTCGCTGAAGGTTTCGACAGTCACTTCCAGCGGGTCGTGGGTCGCAGAGGCTGACGGCGGCACGATGCGGTCAACGGCGGAATCCACGAAGCCGACATGGGTGTCAACCCAGGCTTTGTCGTCTTCAGCCAGCGCGTTCAGCACATGGCCTTTCAGTTGAGTGGTGCCTCGTACCATATTTTCACAGGCGATGATGTTCAGCGGGGTGGTGATCCCTTGCGCTTTGCGTTTGACCAGGCCTTTGGCGATGGCCGGAGCGATGCGCTCCAGCACGACCGGGCCAACGGCCGTGGTGACCAGGTCAACCTGGGCGATCAGCTCAACAACATCATCGCCAATGCTGCTTACCGCATTGACGCCAGTCACGGTATCCACCTGCTCATTTTCACCCACAACGTGAACCTGGTAGCTATGACGGGCATTCAGGGCGTCGAGCACGACCTGATTTACATCAGCGAATGTCAGTTGTATCCCCGCGTCCGCCAGCAGTTTGCCGATAAAGCCACGACCGATATTACCTGCGCCAAAATGTAATGCTTTCATAGTAGTAACCTTCATTAATGTTTTTACCCGAGAGGGCTGGGGTGAGGGGTTATCTGTTGCTCCCTCACCCAAACCCTCTCCACAAAGGAGAGGATTGGGTCGGCCCGATAAGCGCAATGTCACCGGGCCTCGGGGTTTACTTACGACCCGCCAGCAGCGCCAGCACTTCATCAACGCTGGTGGTGTTAGCCAGGCGTTCGATGACGGATTCGTCATCCAGCGCGTTGGTCAGGCTGGTAATCACCTGAATGTGCTCGTTGTTGCGAGCGGCGATACCGATCACCAGACGGGCGATGTCGTCGTCTTCTTCACCGAAACGAACGCCTTGCGGGTACTGGCAGAACACGACGCCGGTTTTCAGTACGCGGTCTTTCGCTTCAACGGTACCGTGCGGAACGGCGATAGACTCACCCAGATAGGTTGGGGTCAGTTTCTCACGTTCCAGCATCGCATCGACATAT
The sequence above is drawn from the Citrobacter amalonaticus genome and encodes:
- the trmL gene encoding tRNA (uridine(34)/cytosine(34)/5-carboxymethylaminomethyluridine(34)-2'-O)-methyltransferase TrmL, with the protein product MLNIVLFEPEIPPNTGNIIRLCANTGFRLHIIEPMGFTWDDKRLRRAGLDYHEFTAVVRHHEYAAFLEAEKPQRMFALTTKGTPAHSAVSYQDGDYLMFGPETRGLPASILDALPAEQKIRIPMMPDSRSMNLSNAVSVVVYEAWRQLGYPGAVLRTL
- the lldP gene encoding L-lactate permease: MNLWQQNYDPAGNIWLSSLIASLPILFFFFALIKLKLKGYVAASWTVVIALAVALLFYKMPVDHALASVVYGFFYGLWPIAWIIIAAVFVYKISVKTGQFDIIRSSILSITPDQRLQMLIVGFSFGAFLEGAAGFGAPVAITAALLVGLGFNPLYAAGLCLIVNTAPVAFGAMGIPILVAGQVTGLDSFEIGQMVGRQLPFLTIIVLFWIMAIMDGWRGVKETWPAVMVAGGSFAIAQYLSSNFIGPELPDIISSLVSLVCLTLFLKRWQPVRIFRFGDMGASQVDQTLARTNYTAGQVVRAWSPFLFLTATVTLWSVPPFKALFAPGGALYDWVINIPVPFLDKLVARMPPVVHEATAYAAVYKFDWFSATGTAILFAALLSIVWLKMKPSAAIQTFGSTLKELALPIYSIGMVLAFAFISNYSGLSSTLALALAHTGSAFTFFSPFLGWLGVFLTGSDTSSNALFAALQATAAQQIGVSDVLMVAANTTGGVTGKMISPQSIAIACAAVGLVGKESDLFRFTVKHSLIFTCMVGVITTLQAYVLTWMIP
- the lldD gene encoding FMN-dependent L-lactate dehydrogenase LldD, which codes for MIISAASDYRAAAQRILPPFLFHYIDGGAYAEHTLRRNVEDLSDVALRQRVLKNMSDLSLETTLFNEKLSMPVALAPVGLCGMYARRGEVQAAAAADAKGIPFTLSTVSVCPIEEVAPTINRPMWFQLYVLRDRGFMRNALERAKAAGCSTLVFTVDMPTPGARYRDAHSGMSGPNAALRRYWQAVTHPQWAWDVGLNGRPHDLGNISAYLGKPTGLEDYIGWLANNFDPSISWKDLEWIREFWDGPMVIKGILDPEDARDAVRFGADGIVVSNHGGRQLDGVLSSARALPAIADAVKGDIAILADSGIRNGLDVVRMIALGADTVLLGRAYLYALATAGQAGVANLLNLIEKEMKVAMTLTGAKSITDISKDSLVQEINKLPAALAPLSQGDAA
- the mtlR gene encoding mannitol operon repressor MtlR; protein product: MLELAQEPLRLINRLSDMQAIMEQTQAFENRVLERLNAGKTVRSFLITAVELLTEAVNILVLQVFRKDDYAVKYAVEPLLDGDGPLGDLSVRLKLIYGLGVLSRPEYEDAELLMAMREEMNHDGNEYAFTDDEILGPFGELHCVLALPPPPQFDAADPSLYAMQIQRYQQAVRSTMVLSLTELISKISLKKAFQK
- the mtlD gene encoding mannitol-1-phosphate 5-dehydrogenase — protein: MKALHFGAGNIGRGFIGKLLADAGIQLTFADVNQVVLDALNARHSYQVHVVGENEQVDTVTGVNAVSSIGDDVVELIAQVDLVTTAVGPVVLERIAPAIAKGLVKRKAQGITTPLNIIACENMVRGTTQLKGHVLNALAEDDKAWVDTHVGFVDSAVDRIVPPSASATHDPLEVTVETFSEWIVDQTQFKGELPNIPGMELTDNLMAFVERKLFTLNTGHAITAYLGKLTGHQTIRDAILDEKIRAVVKGAMEESGAVLIKRYGFDADKHAAYIQKILGRFENPYLKDDVERVGRQPLRKLSAGDRLIKPLLGTLEYHLPHANLVKGIAAAMHFRSEDDPQAQELAALIAEKGPQAALAQISGLDINSDVVAEAVSAYNAK
- the lldR gene encoding transcriptional regulator LldR, with product MIVMPRRLSDEVASRVRALIEEQQLEAGMKLPAERQLAVQLGVSRNSLREALAKLVSEGVLLSRRGGGTFVRWQHEEWSEQNIVQPLKTLMADDPDYSFDILEARHAIEASTAWHAAIRATTADKEKIKLCFDATLSEDPDLASQVDVRFHLAIAEASHNVVLLQTMRGFFDVLHSSVKQSRQRMYLVPPVFSRLTEQHQAVLDAILAGDADGARKAMMAHLSFVHTTIKQFDEDQARITRLPGDHNENPRENKA
- a CDS encoding YibL family ribosome-associated protein; the encoded protein is MKEVEKNEIKRLSDRLDAIRHQQADLSLVEAADKYAELEKEKATLEAEIARLRDVHSQKLSKEAQKLMNLPYRRAISKKEQADMGKLKKSVRGLVVVHPMTALGREMGLQEMTGFAKTEF
- the gpsA gene encoding NAD(P)H-dependent glycerol-3-phosphate dehydrogenase, whose protein sequence is MNQSNASMTVIGAGSYGTALAITLARNGHQVVLWGHDPKHIATLEHDRCNVAFLPDVPFPDTLRLESDLATALAASRDILVVVPSHVFGEVLRQIKPLLRPDARLVWATKGLEAETGRLLQDVAREALGDKIPLAVISGPTFAKELAAGMPTAISLASTDDTFADDLQQLLHCGKSFRVYSNPDFIGVQLGGAVKNVIAIGAGMSDGIGFGANARTALITRGLTEMSRLGAALGADPQTFMGMAGLGDLVLTCTDNQSRNRRFGMMLGQGMDVQGAQDKIGQVVEGYRNTKEVRELAHRFGVEMPITEEIYQVLYCGKNAREAALTLLGRARKDERSSH
- the cysE gene encoding serine O-acetyltransferase — its product is MPCEELDIVWNNIKTEARALADCEPMLASFYHATLLKHENLGSALSYMLANKLASPIMPAIAIREVVEEAYAADPEMIASAACDIQAVRTRDPAVDKYSTPLLYLKGFHALQAYRIGHWLWNEGRRALAIFLQNQVSVTFQVDIHPAAKIGRGIMLDHATGIVVGETAVIEDDVSILQSVTLGGTGKTSGDRHPKIREGVMIGAGAKILGNIEVGRGAKIGAGSVVLQPVPPHTTAAGVPARIVGKPDSDKPSMDMDQHFNGIHHTFEYGDGI
- the secB gene encoding protein-export chaperone SecB is translated as MSEQNNTEMAFQIQRIYTKDVSFEAPNAPHVFQKDWQPEVKLDLDTASTQLADDVYEVVLRVTVTASLGEETAFLCEVQQGGIFSISGIEGTQMAHCLGAYCPNILFPYARECITSLVSRGTFPQLNLAPVNFDALFMNYLQQQAGEGTEEHQDA